TAGTGAAACTTCATTCGAAATTACGCGTTACAACTATTTCTCTTACTTTTACAGCAATGTCTTCAATTCTACGCTTCGCTGTCATTGTGATAGTTGCCTTGGCACTTCTGACAGCACACACCGCAACAGCCAACAACTCCCGTCCACCACGCAACAACGACATCAGCAACATGGCCGACGCACTCAAATATTTGCAAGACCTGGACACATACTATGGGGATCGAGCACGAGCCAGGTAACTGCACTTAAAGCACGAAGAAAATGTCTGCTAATGTCGTTTTTTCGAAACAGGTTCGGTAAGCGTGCGCCGTTATTATGGTTTTTGCGAAAACATTTACTCGAAAATCCTGACGTGGTACGTGATTCAGTCAAAGCGGGTTAGCTTGCATTGTTTTTCTCAATATGTGATCTTCCTTTTGTAGGTTCGTGCCATTGAAAATCCTGCCGCTGACGAACCTTTTTAAGGCCAACACTAACGCAGAAAGTCACTTATTTAAACGGCATTGAGCTTTTGGATTCTGAGTACCCAAAGGATTCAGTAGGGATTATGTTAAAAATACTGCATCAGAAATTATacttaaaactatttaaaatgtaataagTGACCCATAATGGAGACTAGTTTCCGTCAACTTAATGAATATTTGTACAGTATTAATAAAATTGCCAGTTTTCAAGTATTGCATgcttaaaatacatttaatttttatttacatttttatgaacTATTTTCGTTCATATAAATATAGATTTatctgtatatgtaaatatctatactcttatatgtaaaaaaagCTCTTGGATGATAAAGCTTATAACCaatgttaaaatattattaaatgtcaCAAGAAAATAAAGGCAAATTGTGTAAAACCACAGCAAAATGAGCAAAATGCgctcaaaattttgatttgtttcATTAGTTAGCAAGCTCGTAAGACATAACGACAGCTTGGCATCCGCTTCATATAGGTAGAAAGTGCACTAAAAAGCCGCAGACTAGAAAAACAAAGGaacacatattaaaaaatataatataaatataaatataaaatgctcaCTTAAAATCGACGCCGTGAGGATGGCAAAAGTGGCGTTACAATAGGGCTCCAACATAACGCCAATCAAATTGGAAGCGACTATCACGCCCAGACGTCCCATCGCCAAACCAATGCTAACCGCTTTGCCTCTGAACGaaaaagtattatatatttaatttttaatgatcaAAATAGCATTTCATTATTCATTCCATATTCACCTCAATTGTGTTGGCACCAAATCCACCATTGCGCCGCACATAATCGAAATGGATAATCCCGGcatcaatatatacaaacagaacAGCACCAGTACAACTTGTGCATTAGTAACGAAGTGCAACAAAATGCCACTCAGTGTGCCAATGGCCAATGCGGCTAATAAGACATTTTTGCGGCCCAAAGGATTCAACAGTGCACCCTGTATGGCAAAGCCCACTAAGAAGGCGCAGCCCACAATCATATTGTCTATGTAAGTCTTGGCCGTAATACTGTCATCGCAGATCTGAAAGGAAAATACAgcatatttaacaaatatttgtaaaactcTAACAGAATTGGACGTTAGAAAGatattcaaatacttttttatattcttgcaacgtGTTGCTACAGGGTATACtagtttttttcacataatggttgttcatttgtatcacctaaaactaagcgagatagatatatatgtatataaatcgaTCAGGTTCACGAGAGGAGTTGAGTGGCTCCgccctctaataggtttaatgtatatatctcccagaccactaaagctacaatagcCAAATTCGCTTAAGAAAATTCCTATAAGAACTATTACCGACaatgtaaaaatggatgaaatcggatgttAGGTCCGCTCACTTTCCATGTAACgctactgttaaaaactactaaaagcgcgaaaaattaatacctaaatacgccggagacattaaattttacgccagagagctaacgaacgagcggatGGTCAaatgtctccgagcacctggagaaacagaacaaacatttttgcgagaaaatttgaacatgggTGAAAATGACccgcaatttttgaataacgtagtcactggtgacgagtcatggatctttgagtatgaccccgagacaaagaggcaatcttccgagtggcgAACACCGCCGTCTTCTCGCTCAAAAAAGGGAAGGGTGAGCAAATCCATagtgaaaacgatgctgattgtttttttttttttgacatcaaaggcatcgtccatcataaatttgttcctCTTGGACAAATCGTCAATGCCAAGTTGGACGAATGGTCAATCGGGTTCGacagacatcgcagccgattaaAAGtcgcaccacgacaacgccccggctgacactgcctttcttgtgaacagctacctaaccaaggccagCATCACAACGCTTCCgtagccgccctacagcccagatgttgttgttttgtttccttacctgaaaaggccgatgaaaggcaagcattttgagatgacagagGGGATCAGATGCCTTCTGTGgggccttcaatgcttggaaatcgcgctggcagcgctgcatcaacgcagaagaagcctattttgaaaatgtttaaagaattgtaatgattggttctatttttttttttaatcatctCAGTCATATTACTTTCTGGGAAAACCctgtatacataatataatccAAGTATATTgactttcgaacttccgggccaatatgtgaattatcccaataaaaataagagagcgtgttttactcataacagtgtctctttgtgcctaaaacagataaattttgcgaaaatttgaTTTAGCCCctttataactaatatcaggattttcgaacatggCTTTACTCGATATGATGATAtgtgaggtatcttaatgaaacacatggaacatttttttagggTGAGGCATATAAATAGTATGTGGgtttggcaaaaatagataaaatcggttctatactacatataatgatttt
The sequence above is drawn from the Bactrocera tryoni isolate S06 chromosome 1, CSIRO_BtryS06_freeze2, whole genome shotgun sequence genome and encodes:
- the LOC120782650 gene encoding neuropeptide F-like, which codes for MSSILRFAVIVIVALALLTAHTATANNSRPPRNNDISNMADALKYLQDLDTYYGDRARARFGKRAPLLWFLRKHLLENPDVVRAIENPAADEPF